The Clostridium septicum genome contains a region encoding:
- a CDS encoding FecCD family ABC transporter permease, with the protein MINISKKTIKISIVLIIIILAIFTISLGFGEVMVSPLEVLKSILGIDSGFSSILVMNIRLPRVIVAFFVGSSLALSGAILQGVVKNHLASPDILGIVNGGAVGALVFLTMFIDPKNNSLTTSILYMPLFTFAFSFIAVILIFLISGKSTSTNKLIIIGIGVSAIFKALTNILIINGPVIFIKEATTWITGSIYGVNWTHAIIIMVTFIFFTILTIIFTKDLNLHQLDDEVIIVLGNNLRKRRLILLSISAALSAGAVTIGGGISFVGLIAPHIARKLVDSKFENITLLSILIGGIITLIADFVSKWLFYPQDLPIGIFTASIGAPYFIYLLIKNRKYSKGR; encoded by the coding sequence ATGATTAATATAAGCAAAAAAACTATAAAAATAAGTATAGTTTTAATAATAATAATTCTTGCAATATTTACTATATCTTTAGGATTTGGAGAGGTAATGGTAAGCCCGTTAGAGGTTTTAAAAAGTATTTTAGGTATAGATAGTGGATTTTCCTCCATTTTGGTAATGAATATAAGGTTACCAAGGGTTATAGTTGCTTTTTTTGTTGGTTCATCTTTAGCATTATCTGGAGCTATACTTCAAGGTGTAGTTAAAAATCATTTGGCATCTCCAGATATATTAGGAATAGTAAATGGAGGTGCTGTTGGAGCTTTAGTATTTTTAACTATGTTTATAGATCCTAAGAATAATTCACTAACAACATCAATTTTATATATGCCATTATTTACTTTCGCATTTTCGTTTATAGCTGTAATCCTTATTTTCCTTATTTCGGGAAAATCAACATCAACAAATAAGTTAATTATAATAGGAATTGGAGTTTCAGCTATTTTCAAAGCTTTAACTAATATTCTTATAATAAATGGTCCTGTAATATTTATAAAGGAAGCTACAACATGGATAACAGGAAGTATATATGGTGTGAATTGGACTCATGCAATAATTATTATGGTAACATTTATATTTTTTACTATATTAACTATTATATTTACAAAGGATTTAAATCTTCATCAGTTAGATGATGAAGTTATAATTGTTTTAGGAAATAACTTACGTAAGAGAAGATTGATACTTCTAAGTATTTCAGCGGCATTGAGTGCTGGTGCTGTAACTATCGGAGGTGGAATATCTTTTGTAGGGTTAATAGCTCCCCATATTGCTAGAAAACTTGTAGATTCAAAATTTGAGAATATAACGTTACTTTCTATATTGATAGGAGGAATTATAACTTTAATAGCTGATTTTGTTTCTAAATGGTTATTCTATCCACAGGATTTACCAATAGGAATATTTACAGCTTCTATTGGAGCACCATACTTTATATATCTTTTAATTAAAAATAGAAAGTATTCAAAGGGGAGATAA
- a CDS encoding L,D-transpeptidase, with protein sequence MKIKSNTRNKKKKNFSLFKLISLFLFFIVLGAFTNIYLSNNYYNKLNEFYYSFNKCDFNTAQSKLASQSLFIKFHKNKYNQDLNNYFTGVIKKVCNSVKSGEITDNQALAILTEIKKYDVLNSSLDKLIASFDSNYASNSNKEDISNITNESLKSGIEALNNKDFLKAMSYFNSISKDNKKDFNSAKEYIHKTKEIYKNELITKSDELIANKYYTKAIELLSSYDTNILGENNKDINDKIHFVKMVKDEYLANIANEDSEYTSNAILQSITIDNVNALNIESKTPYFIYVNLLQQKTYIYEGAINNWKLIKTFESSTGLPGKETPKGVFAITGRGEWFFSEEFMQGGKYWVQFMGDYLFHSIPFNQDQSKIVDSTLGTPASHGCIRLEVDASKWLYDNAPNDTKIIIN encoded by the coding sequence ATGAAAATTAAATCTAATACAAGAAATAAGAAAAAGAAGAATTTTAGTTTATTTAAATTAATCTCTCTATTCTTATTTTTTATAGTATTAGGGGCTTTTACAAATATTTATCTATCAAATAATTATTATAATAAATTAAATGAATTCTATTATTCATTTAATAAATGTGATTTTAATACTGCACAAAGCAAGTTAGCTTCTCAAAGTCTTTTTATAAAATTCCATAAAAATAAATATAATCAAGATCTAAACAACTATTTTACTGGTGTAATAAAAAAAGTTTGTAATTCTGTTAAATCTGGAGAAATAACGGATAATCAAGCTCTTGCAATACTAACTGAAATAAAAAAATATGATGTACTAAATTCATCATTAGATAAATTAATCGCTTCCTTTGACAGTAATTATGCATCTAATTCAAATAAAGAAGATATATCTAATATCACTAATGAATCTTTAAAATCTGGAATAGAAGCATTAAATAATAAAGACTTTTTAAAAGCTATGTCTTATTTTAATAGCATCTCCAAAGATAATAAAAAAGATTTTAATTCTGCAAAAGAATACATACATAAAACTAAGGAAATTTATAAAAATGAATTAATAACTAAATCTGATGAACTAATAGCTAATAAATATTATACTAAAGCAATTGAGCTACTATCTTCCTATGATACTAATATTTTAGGAGAAAATAATAAAGATATAAATGATAAAATACACTTTGTAAAAATGGTAAAAGATGAATATTTAGCTAATATAGCAAATGAAGATAGTGAATATACCTCAAACGCTATACTTCAATCAATTACTATTGATAATGTAAATGCCTTAAATATAGAAAGTAAAACTCCTTATTTTATCTATGTTAATCTATTACAACAAAAAACTTATATTTATGAAGGAGCAATTAATAATTGGAAACTAATTAAAACATTTGAATCCTCTACAGGGTTGCCAGGAAAAGAGACCCCTAAAGGAGTCTTTGCTATAACTGGTAGAGGTGAATGGTTCTTCTCTGAAGAATTTATGCAAGGCGGAAAATATTGGGTTCAATTTATGGGAGATTATTTATTTCACTCTATTCCATTTAATCAAGATCAAAGCAAAATTGTAGATAGTACTTTAGGAACTCCTGCTTCTCACGGATGTATAAGACTAGAAGTTGATGCTTCTAAATGGCTATATGATAATGCTCCAAATGATACTAAAATAATTATTAACTAA
- a CDS encoding NAD(P)/FAD-dependent oxidoreductase: MSVKDKKYDVIIVGAGPSGIFTAYELNKIHPEKKILIIEKGKSVHKRSCPIPIINKCIKCKPYCNITTGFAGAGAFSDAKLSLYDSEVEEVLVGGNLPNVIGHLKTKKLIDYCDKVYLDFGGEKNISGVENKAEIKSIKNNAKNHNINLVDIPIRHLGTEKSRELYGKLEDYLRRQGVEMLFETPVNDLIIDNGEILGVTTENDSFYGEKTVISVGRNGADMLSDLCDRYGIEKEVGIVDIGVRFEMRSEGDIKRINELMYEGKFIGKVAPFKDKVRTFCQNPDGFVAAEVYDNGLSLVNGHAYKEKKSINTNFAILCSHNFTEPFNKPIEYAHKVAELTNLLSNGEVVVQRFGDILKGKRTWQEELDKNSVEATLKTAMPGDITLGIPYRTMTNIINFILEMDKVVKGFADPDNLLYGPEIKFYSNAIKLGENLETNIKNLYAIGDGAGLTRGLMMASCSGVYLARNLFI, encoded by the coding sequence TTGAGTGTAAAAGATAAAAAATATGATGTAATAATAGTTGGGGCAGGACCAAGTGGTATATTTACAGCTTATGAGCTTAATAAAATTCATCCGGAAAAAAAGATTTTAATAATAGAAAAAGGAAAATCAGTACATAAAAGAAGTTGTCCAATACCTATAATAAATAAATGTATAAAATGTAAGCCTTATTGCAATATAACAACAGGGTTTGCTGGAGCAGGAGCTTTTTCAGATGCCAAATTATCTTTATATGATTCAGAAGTAGAAGAAGTTTTAGTTGGTGGAAATTTACCAAATGTAATAGGACATTTAAAAACAAAAAAATTAATTGATTATTGTGATAAAGTATACTTAGATTTTGGCGGAGAAAAAAATATTTCTGGAGTAGAGAATAAAGCTGAAATAAAGAGTATTAAAAATAATGCAAAGAATCATAATATAAATCTTGTAGATATACCTATAAGACATTTAGGAACTGAAAAGTCTAGAGAGTTATATGGAAAGTTGGAGGATTACCTAAGAAGACAAGGTGTAGAGATGCTATTTGAAACTCCTGTTAATGATTTAATTATAGATAATGGAGAAATATTAGGTGTTACAACAGAGAATGATTCTTTTTATGGGGAAAAAACTGTAATATCAGTAGGAAGAAATGGAGCTGATATGTTATCAGATTTATGTGATAGATATGGTATTGAAAAAGAAGTTGGAATAGTTGATATTGGAGTTAGATTTGAAATGAGATCTGAAGGAGATATTAAAAGAATTAATGAGCTTATGTATGAAGGAAAATTTATAGGTAAAGTAGCTCCATTTAAAGATAAGGTAAGAACGTTCTGCCAAAATCCTGATGGATTTGTAGCTGCTGAAGTTTATGATAATGGTTTATCTTTAGTGAACGGACATGCGTATAAAGAGAAAAAAAGTATTAATACTAATTTTGCTATATTATGTTCTCACAATTTTACAGAGCCATTTAATAAGCCTATAGAGTATGCACACAAAGTAGCTGAGTTAACAAATCTTTTATCTAATGGAGAAGTTGTTGTTCAAAGGTTTGGAGATATATTAAAAGGTAAAAGAACTTGGCAAGAGGAACTAGATAAAAATTCAGTTGAAGCTACATTAAAGACAGCTATGCCAGGAGATATTACTTTAGGAATTCCATATAGAACTATGACTAATATAATAAATTTTATATTAGAAATGGATAAAGTAGTTAAAGGATTTGCAGATCCAGATAATTTATTATATGGACCAGAAATAAAGTTTTATTCAAATGCAATTAAATTAGGTGAAAATCTAGAAACTAATATAAAAAATTTATATGCAATTGGAGATGGGGCAGGTTTAACAAGAGGATTAATGATGGCATCATGTTCAGGAGTATATTTAGCAAGAAATTTGTTTATCTAA
- a CDS encoding ABC transporter ATP-binding protein, whose product MIKANDLKLCYDEKIILDNINLDIEEGKITALIGSNGCGKSTLIKSIARILTPKSGTVLMKDKNILKIPSKEVSRLLSMLPQNSNAPEDLTVYDLVKQGRYPYHNLLSFWSKKDEKIVLEAISKMGLVNEKNVTLGNLSGGQRQRAWIALALAQDTEIILLDEPTNHLDIKYQLEILNILKELNEKENRTIVMVIHDINHALKYAHNIVALKDGDIFAQGNKESIINEDLIKSVFDIKCKLIDSPVDSCKMCVPFI is encoded by the coding sequence ATGATAAAAGCAAATGATTTAAAGTTATGTTATGATGAAAAGATAATATTAGATAATATTAATTTAGATATAGAAGAAGGAAAAATTACGGCTTTAATAGGTTCTAATGGATGTGGGAAATCAACATTAATAAAATCTATAGCAAGAATACTTACACCTAAAAGTGGAACTGTATTAATGAAGGATAAAAATATTTTAAAAATACCTTCAAAGGAAGTATCTAGGTTGTTATCAATGCTTCCTCAAAATAGCAATGCACCGGAAGATTTGACAGTCTATGATTTAGTAAAACAAGGTAGATATCCTTATCATAATTTATTATCTTTTTGGAGTAAAAAAGACGAAAAAATTGTTTTAGAAGCAATAAGTAAAATGGGACTTGTTAATGAAAAGAATGTAACTTTAGGAAATCTTTCAGGTGGTCAAAGGCAAAGAGCTTGGATTGCCTTAGCATTAGCACAGGATACAGAAATTATTCTTCTAGATGAGCCTACAAATCATTTAGATATAAAGTATCAATTAGAAATTTTAAATATATTAAAGGAATTAAATGAAAAAGAAAATAGAACTATAGTAATGGTTATTCATGATATAAATCATGCATTAAAATACGCACATAATATAGTTGCTTTAAAAGATGGAGATATATTTGCACAGGGAAATAAGGAAAGTATCATAAATGAGGATCTTATAAAAAGTGTGTTTGATATTAAATGTAAGCTTATTGATTCTCCAGTAGATAGTTGTAAAATGTGCGTACCTTTTATATAA
- a CDS encoding Card1-like endonuclease domain-containing protein, which yields MGKLIKIYLLKEGIVMQVETLINQLDEHNEGNILATKKFKPELVIFIRTSKEEGKMKSIREYYNNYLPQVILKEKVIEEGDSSEIKNLINENKNGKVLVNLTGGKRINSLILLKICNENSIKSIYVDIKQKTLYTIDSNIEILKEDFGDLEIEDIIKASGGQVIQDSTKLCNEEDLVYLTKQIYKNLSIWHKHKQKLYDSNIFIHDWQDSKKVLIKTKFLDDNEKMLLDKILTKLKSMGGIIYKDIGSNEVEVSFLSDYLKAFIFKSGTWLEMATNMMIDEIKEVDQVKNGVIFLWNNDVKTVRNEVDVVAVKDSIPICVSCKDSDRYNEMALNELNVYSSKIGGEKAYKILVATKEPIKASVRERAKEMGINLVIFDGDENKFKKTIKAIIKK from the coding sequence ATGGGCAAATTAATAAAAATATATTTATTAAAAGAAGGTATAGTTATGCAGGTAGAAACTTTAATTAATCAGCTTGATGAGCATAATGAAGGTAATATTTTAGCTACTAAAAAATTTAAACCAGAATTAGTAATATTTATAAGAACTTCTAAAGAAGAAGGTAAAATGAAATCAATAAGAGAGTATTATAACAATTATTTGCCACAAGTTATTTTAAAAGAAAAGGTTATAGAAGAGGGCGATAGTAGTGAAATAAAAAATCTTATAAATGAAAATAAAAACGGAAAGGTTTTAGTTAACTTAACTGGTGGAAAAAGAATTAATTCGTTAATACTTTTAAAAATATGTAATGAGAATAGTATTAAGAGTATATATGTAGATATTAAACAAAAAACATTATATACAATAGATTCAAATATAGAAATATTGAAAGAAGATTTTGGTGATTTAGAAATAGAAGACATTATAAAAGCATCAGGAGGCCAAGTTATTCAAGATTCAACAAAACTATGTAATGAAGAAGATTTAGTATATTTAACAAAGCAAATATATAAAAATTTATCAATATGGCATAAGCATAAACAAAAGTTATATGATTCTAATATTTTTATTCATGATTGGCAAGATTCTAAAAAGGTATTAATAAAAACTAAATTTTTAGATGATAATGAAAAAATGCTTTTAGATAAAATACTTACTAAATTAAAAAGTATGGGTGGAATAATATATAAAGATATAGGTTCTAATGAAGTAGAAGTAAGTTTTTTAAGTGACTATCTTAAAGCCTTTATTTTTAAAAGTGGTACTTGGTTAGAAATGGCTACAAACATGATGATAGATGAAATAAAAGAAGTAGATCAAGTTAAAAATGGGGTTATATTTTTATGGAATAATGATGTTAAGACTGTAAGAAATGAGGTTGATGTCGTTGCAGTCAAAGATTCAATACCTATTTGTGTTTCATGTAAAGATAGCGATAGATATAATGAAATGGCATTAAATGAGTTAAATGTTTATAGCTCTAAAATAGGAGGAGAAAAGGCTTATAAAATATTAGTTGCAACCAAGGAACCTATAAAAGCATCTGTAAGAGAAAGAGCAAAAGAAATGGGAATTAATCTAGTTATATTTGATGGAGATGAAAATAAATTTAAAAAAACTATTAAAGCTATTATAAAAAAGTAG
- a CDS encoding sensor histidine kinase produces the protein MGEKGLFLKYEDILKDSISNTSYNKIIELLAELQEKNTKQEELLLNISHDMRAHLNVILSIMQCIECGNVDIEDKKAIEYMKIVKRNSLKMLKLINNLIDTTRLENNYYVLNKKNIDIVSMIEGTISCIDRYAKQKNIQLIFDTNEEECIIAADPEVIDRIVMNLISNAIKFSSEDKNVYIDLYISEKEVEIIVTDEGVGISKEDQKKIFDRFYQISKKKSNENSGSGIGLDLVNYLVKTHDGKIDIVSEEGEGSSFIVKLPITIVKENNIITERGNSDKIQMLEIEFSDIYLP, from the coding sequence ATGGGTGAGAAGGGATTATTTTTAAAATATGAGGATATTTTGAAAGATAGTATTTCGAATACTAGTTATAATAAAATAATAGAATTATTAGCTGAACTACAAGAAAAAAATACAAAACAAGAAGAACTTTTATTAAATATATCTCATGATATGCGAGCTCATTTAAATGTAATTTTAAGTATAATGCAGTGTATTGAATGTGGAAATGTGGATATAGAGGATAAAAAAGCTATAGAGTATATGAAAATTGTCAAAAGAAATAGTCTTAAGATGTTAAAACTAATTAATAATTTAATAGATACTACTAGGCTTGAAAATAACTATTATGTTTTAAATAAGAAAAATATAGATATAGTTTCTATGATTGAAGGAACTATAAGTTGTATAGATAGATATGCTAAACAAAAGAATATACAATTAATTTTTGACACTAATGAAGAAGAATGTATAATTGCAGCAGATCCAGAAGTTATAGATAGAATAGTTATGAATTTGATTTCTAATGCAATAAAGTTTTCTTCAGAAGATAAGAATGTTTATATAGACCTTTATATAAGTGAAAAGGAAGTAGAAATAATTGTTACTGATGAAGGTGTAGGAATATCTAAAGAAGATCAAAAGAAAATATTTGATAGATTTTATCAAATAAGCAAAAAGAAAAGTAATGAAAATTCAGGTAGTGGTATAGGGTTAGACTTGGTAAATTATTTAGTTAAGACTCATGATGGAAAAATTGATATAGTAAGCGAAGAAGGAGAGGGTTCTTCCTTTATAGTAAAGCTACCAATAACAATAGTCAAAGAAAATAATATTATTACTGAGAGAGGAAATAGTGATAAGATACAAATGTTAGAGATAGAATTTTCTGATATATATTTACCTTAA
- a CDS encoding ABC transporter substrate-binding protein, whose product MTKKILSMILSSMVATSLFVSCSNKVDKTSKDQTISIQHSMGTSEIPKTPERVVILTNEGTEALLTLGIKPVGAVTGVTGDWYEHNKNELDGVKPIGKEKAPNIEAIAALKPDLIIGNKMRHEKIYDQLNSIAPTVFSDTIRGAWKDNFKFYANVLNKESEGEKAIGKYENKITYIKENYKEKLDTKISLVRFMEGKTRIYLGDTFAGTILKEIGFKRPESQQGTEFVNEIGKERLKEADGDVMFYFTYELGDGKGLAREAEWMQDPLFKSLDSVKSNKAFKVDDTIWNTAGGIKAANLMLDDLTSMLKEGKF is encoded by the coding sequence ATGACAAAGAAAATATTGTCTATGATTTTATCAAGTATGGTAGCAACAAGCTTATTTGTAAGCTGCTCAAATAAAGTAGATAAAACATCAAAAGATCAAACTATATCTATACAACATTCAATGGGAACATCTGAAATTCCTAAGACTCCAGAACGCGTTGTTATACTAACTAATGAAGGTACTGAAGCGCTTCTTACTCTTGGCATTAAACCTGTAGGCGCTGTTACTGGAGTTACTGGCGATTGGTATGAACATAATAAAAATGAACTTGATGGAGTTAAACCTATCGGAAAAGAGAAAGCCCCTAATATAGAAGCAATTGCTGCCTTAAAGCCTGATTTAATAATTGGTAATAAAATGAGACATGAAAAAATTTATGATCAATTAAACTCAATAGCTCCAACCGTTTTCTCAGATACAATAAGAGGAGCTTGGAAAGATAACTTTAAATTCTATGCTAATGTTTTAAACAAAGAGTCTGAAGGTGAAAAGGCTATAGGGAAATATGAAAATAAAATTACTTACATAAAAGAAAATTACAAAGAAAAATTAGATACTAAAATTTCACTTGTTAGATTTATGGAAGGTAAAACTAGAATATACCTTGGCGATACTTTTGCTGGAACAATTCTTAAGGAAATAGGCTTTAAAAGACCTGAATCTCAACAAGGAACTGAGTTTGTTAACGAAATTGGTAAAGAAAGATTAAAAGAAGCTGATGGTGATGTAATGTTCTACTTTACTTATGAGTTAGGTGATGGAAAGGGTCTTGCTAGAGAAGCTGAATGGATGCAGGATCCTTTATTTAAATCCTTAGATTCAGTTAAATCAAATAAAGCATTTAAAGTAGATGATACTATATGGAATACAGCTGGAGGTATAAAAGCTGCTAATTTAATGTTAGATGATTTAACTAGCATGCTAAAAGAAGGTAAATTTTAA
- a CDS encoding FecCD family ABC transporter permease: protein MGGAALAALLFSLTQGILYRNDVALEEVVYWMTGSVEGKKMEVIIQFAPIIIGVIIFTLFIGKKLNVFSLGEEMAKSLGMKTIYLKILIIAIVSVLSGVSVALAGPVAFIGLVTPHIVNKFFGTDYRWLIPFSVLIGSSILLLADIMSRFIIYPKEVPVGALTALIGGPFFIYIAIRRENND, encoded by the coding sequence TTGGGGGGAGCAGCATTAGCGGCATTATTATTTTCATTAACTCAAGGTATTCTGTATAGAAATGATGTTGCTTTAGAAGAAGTAGTTTATTGGATGACAGGTTCGGTAGAAGGTAAAAAGATGGAAGTTATTATTCAATTTGCACCAATAATTATAGGAGTAATAATTTTTACTTTATTTATTGGAAAGAAGCTTAATGTATTTTCATTGGGAGAAGAAATGGCAAAATCTTTGGGAATGAAAACAATATATTTAAAAATACTTATAATAGCTATAGTTTCAGTTTTATCAGGAGTATCTGTAGCACTTGCTGGACCAGTAGCTTTTATTGGACTTGTGACACCACATATAGTAAATAAGTTTTTTGGCACAGATTATAGATGGCTTATACCTTTTTCTGTATTAATAGGTTCTTCTATATTATTACTTGCAGATATAATGTCAAGATTTATAATTTATCCAAAGGAAGTTCCAGTTGGTGCTTTAACAGCACTGATAGGAGGGCCATTCTTTATATATATTGCTATAAGGAGAGAGAACAATGATTAA
- a CDS encoding DUF1189 family protein, whose protein sequence is MKLSFIKRMRISVANIRGYDVLVKECFNKVLMYILVLSLIIGLTLGISQAIFLGTFENIAINLLNEEDYKFEMKNGELNFEKSPYEKEEGSVISIFDTTKSVDDVESYRSIVVHKDMSVIFFKDGVVARSNGDQYIAKFKDIPFMPEYMNNDTLIDAVNKLSILKYIIIVVMVLVKYAAILVQGLIVSVAGILINKMKKTNLKYVDILKISLYAMTLPIILSLIIPIGAFTVVIATIYVIMVIKSLNNKNSNIA, encoded by the coding sequence GTGAAGTTAAGTTTTATTAAGAGAATGAGAATAAGTGTAGCTAATATAAGAGGATATGATGTTTTAGTTAAGGAATGCTTCAATAAAGTATTAATGTATATATTAGTTCTTAGCTTGATAATAGGTTTAACGTTGGGTATATCTCAAGCAATATTTTTGGGAACTTTTGAAAATATTGCTATTAATTTATTAAATGAAGAAGATTATAAATTCGAAATGAAAAATGGAGAACTTAATTTTGAAAAATCTCCATATGAGAAAGAAGAGGGAAGTGTTATTAGTATATTTGATACTACAAAATCAGTTGACGATGTAGAATCATATAGAAGTATAGTTGTACATAAAGATATGTCTGTAATATTTTTTAAAGATGGAGTAGTTGCTAGAAGCAATGGAGATCAGTACATAGCAAAATTTAAGGATATTCCTTTTATGCCAGAGTATATGAATAATGATACATTAATAGATGCGGTTAATAAGCTATCAATATTAAAATATATTATAATTGTAGTTATGGTATTAGTAAAATATGCAGCTATTTTAGTTCAAGGATTAATAGTATCAGTGGCAGGAATATTAATTAATAAAATGAAAAAAACAAATTTAAAGTATGTCGATATATTAAAAATATCATTATATGCAATGACTTTACCTATTATATTAAGTTTAATTATACCAATAGGAGCATTTACAGTAGTAATTGCAACTATATATGTTATTATGGTAATTAAATCATTGAATAATAAAAATAGTAATATAGCATAA
- a CDS encoding iron chelate uptake ABC transporter family permease subunit yields the protein MGSIVKNNKGKFIVLLLLVALIFILCYLSISKGFIDTSYDMIIDSYRNFNNSQEHIIIRTSRVPRTLNAFLVGGALGVSGLLIQGLTRNKLASPSVLGINSGAVFALVIAITYISNISSFGLAWISFFGALLTAILVYVLSGDFIGK from the coding sequence ATGGGAAGCATTGTAAAAAATAATAAAGGTAAATTTATAGTACTTTTATTATTAGTAGCGTTAATTTTTATATTATGTTATTTAAGTATTTCTAAAGGTTTTATAGATACATCTTATGATATGATTATAGATTCATATAGAAATTTTAATAATTCTCAAGAACATATAATTATAAGAACATCTAGGGTTCCAAGAACTTTAAATGCATTTTTAGTTGGTGGAGCTCTTGGTGTTTCAGGTCTTTTAATACAAGGATTAACAAGAAATAAATTGGCATCTCCAAGTGTACTAGGTATAAATTCTGGGGCGGTATTTGCTTTAGTAATAGCGATAACTTATATTTCAAATATATCTAGTTTTGGGCTTGCGTGGATATCCTTTTTTGGTGCGTTATTAACTGCAATATTAGTATATGTATTATCAGGGGACTTCATAGGGAAATAA